The sequence GCGCTTTCCAGAAGCTACAGCTGGGAAAAAGCCTCGCGGCAATTCCTCGACAATGTCATCCACGCCGCCGGAAAATCCCTGCCGCTGCTGTCGCGTTCTCAACTTGCATGAGGCGATCCCCGAGATTCTGTTCGGGAACGGTGGACGAAATGAAGCGGGAATGTCACAAGGCAATCAGGACGCGACTGCCGTTATCTTTAGAACGGGGTCGGGCTGCTGATTGACGTCAGGCGGCTGCCGCGAGAACACGCTGGCCGTCCTCTGTTTCCGGATGATACCGCCACCTTCAGATGCCGCTTCAGGATAAGGGAAGAAGCTCTTTCTGCTGGGCTGCGCACCAGTGATTGATCTTCTCGATGATGTCCTTTGCAGCAATCGGCAGGGCGCTGTTGGGTATGACAGCCACCGTCCCGTGGAAAACCAGCACCAGACTGTCCGACGGCGTGAGTGCGAGATGGTAGCGCGCCCAGCTCAGCTGCACGGTGTCCAGTCTTGTGACCTGCTTGTAACCCTCGGGTCCTATCTCGACCTCCGTGTGAGGCGAATACATCCGATCATTGGCAATATTCCAATGTGCCAGAACCTCGTAGTAGGATTTCATCTCGTTTCTCGAGCCCCGCGAGATAATGAACCATATGGCGAGGGCCACAAACGGTGCGGGTGCAAACACCCAATAACCGACCACCGGCCAGACGCCCGGAAACCACGGCAGGCTTAAGGAATAGATGAAACCGGCAGCAAGTCCCGCAAACGAGGATAGATGCGCTCTGGCCGAGGCAAAATGGCGCTTCCAGGACTTGTCACAAATCATGCTGTAATTTTCATAGGCCTGATTTTGATAGCCGTGAACATAGTCGGGCACATGTTTCGGATCGGGCGTGAAGCTTATTGAAATCGTGTCATCGGCCATAGGAACACGTCAATCCCGTCGCAGTTGAAGCCCAGTCTGCGTAGCAACATTGCCCTTATAAATCAAAAGACCTTTTGCTGACAAAACCTTCGGGATAACGCCCTGCGGCGTAACCTGCCTTCACCATGCTCCGGCGAGCGTCTGGCCGGAAAGCGGCACGGTGTGCGGCTTGCCGTCGCGATCCGTTACCGAAAGCGATGCGGCCATCTGTTTCGGCGACTTGCGGAACCAGTTGGCGGCAACGCTCGCCATATCGCCGATCATCGCCTGTTTGTGCCAGTCGGCAAAGCGCTTGGCCGTGGCTTCCGGTTCGGAGCGATAGAAGAAGTCGCCGGATTGCCCGAGATCGTTGATAGATGTCGCCATGGCGACAAGCGGCCGCTGGAACATTTTCGCCGGCACGGAAAGCCCATCGGCGCCTTGCGAAAAGGCAGGCGCCATGAAATCGATCGCCCAGCCATCGGCCTCCACCCAGCAGTGGAAATTATCGCCTGCGCCCGTCACATAACCGTCGTCGCGATGATCGGCGAACAGCAGGACGGTGCCGCCAAGATTATAGGCCGCAAGCCCACCCTTCGGCACGGCCTTCACCTTGTAATGCTGCTGCAGGATGAAGGCACCAAAAGTGCTGAAATACATGGAGGCCGAAGCGGGATCGGCATTCTGGCTGATGAGCAGGCTGTTGATGACGCGGTAAATGCGGTGATAGTCGGTCTGCTTGATCAGCATGGTCTTTTACTCTTCAAAACAAGGCGTTGGATGAGCGTCCACCGCTTGTTTCTTCTCCCCGAGGGAGAGAAGTCCGCGGCAGCGGGATGAGGGGGCGAGGCCAACAGTATACGGAGAGGTTGCCCCCTCATCCGACCCTTCGGGCCACCTTCTCCCCCTCGGGGAGAAGAAACACGCCGCAGCCTCGTGCATCATAAAAACGACGACCGATTACCGCCTCTTCTTCGCCTTGCTCTCGAACGGATTATCAGAGCCGCGATAATGCACGCGGATCGGCACGCCGGGCATGTCGAAATCCTTGCGCAGACCGTTCACCAGATAACGCGTATAGCTCTCCGGAATGGCTTCCGGCCGTGTGCAGGAAATCATGAAGGCCGGCGGGCGGGCCTTGACCTGCGTCATGTATTTCAGCTTCAGGCGACGGCCGGAAACGGCCGGCGGCGGATGCTGCGTGGTCTGCGAATCCAGCCAGCGGTTGAGCCTTGCGGTGGAGATGCGGCGGTTCCAGACCTTGTCGGTATCGATGATATTCTGCATCAGCCGGTCGAGACCATAACCCGTCTGGCCGGAAATCGGCACGGCGCGGATGCCACGTGCCTGCGGCAAGAGACGCTCGGTCTTTTCACGCAGATCGGCCAGATAGGCCTGCGGGTCTTCCACCAGATCCCATTTGTTGAAGGCGAGCACGGCGGCGCGGCCTTCGCGGATAACGAGGTCGACCAGCTGCAAATCCTGCTTTTCGAAGGGGATGGTGCTGTCGAACACGATCACCACCGTTTCCGCAAAACGGATGGAGCGCAGCGAATCCGCCACCGAGAGCTTTTCCAGCTTCTCCGTCACCTTGGCCTTGCGGCGCATACCGGCAGTGTCGAACATCTTGATGGTGCGGCCGCGCCAGTCCCATTCGACCGAGATGCTGTCACGGGTAATGCCAGCTTCCGGGCCGGTCAGCAGGCGGTCTTCACCGAGAAAACGGTTGATCAGCGTCGACTTGCCCGCATTCGGGCGGCCGATAATGGCGACGCGCAGCGGCTTGGTCTCGTCATAAACCGGCTCTTCGTCTTCCTCGTCCT comes from Rhizobium rhizogenes and encodes:
- a CDS encoding DUF2026 family protein, which codes for MLIKQTDYHRIYRVINSLLISQNADPASASMYFSTFGAFILQQHYKVKAVPKGGLAAYNLGGTVLLFADHRDDGYVTGAGDNFHCWVEADGWAIDFMAPAFSQGADGLSVPAKMFQRPLVAMATSINDLGQSGDFFYRSEPEATAKRFADWHKQAMIGDMASVAANWFRKSPKQMAASLSVTDRDGKPHTVPLSGQTLAGAW
- the der gene encoding ribosome biogenesis GTPase Der: MSFTVAIVGRPNVGKSTLFNRLVGKKLALVDDTPGVTRDRRPGEAKLVDLRFTIIDTAGLEQSGPETLQGRMWAQTEAAIDDADVTLFVVDAKAGLTPADETLAEMLRRRGKPVVLVANKSEARGSDAGFYDAFTLGLGDPCPISAEHGQGMIDLRDAIVEAIGEDVAFPPEVDEAETDIVLPRGEPGSEDEEDEEPVYDETKPLRVAIIGRPNAGKSTLINRFLGEDRLLTGPEAGITRDSISVEWDWRGRTIKMFDTAGMRRKAKVTEKLEKLSVADSLRSIRFAETVVIVFDSTIPFEKQDLQLVDLVIREGRAAVLAFNKWDLVEDPQAYLADLREKTERLLPQARGIRAVPISGQTGYGLDRLMQNIIDTDKVWNRRISTARLNRWLDSQTTQHPPPAVSGRRLKLKYMTQVKARPPAFMISCTRPEAIPESYTRYLVNGLRKDFDMPGVPIRVHYRGSDNPFESKAKKRR